One Vallitalea pronyensis genomic region harbors:
- a CDS encoding response regulator, whose protein sequence is MYKVAVIDDEPYIRDSLVNTIDWKGLHCSLVFAAEEGKSAYASILKHEPDIILLDIHMPGMSGLEIVEKIVQKNMACKIVIISAYQDFNYVKQALQLGVFDYIAKPIRNREVKDIVIRAKKVIDEERRKKTEEKTMQEEMEVLTEYFKHTKQLLSSQVIHNMIHHQSYDESLLMLPENIQKHATLVIQSQSKESDRVVNKKYILDFIDSIKAKVDYQMVQTIMNGDIVLVLFFSKNTSAHAYKIYAKRLSIAILDFVKEWEDVGIYIGISTLYNDVDSLSHSYKEALNAAGNHFFSSNKDIVFVDEEHTNKRHAKFSIVHDLDYFYHTLVNGEEKALEKQLELLIAGIENYAGGNISVAKTLLSEICITIARYSASHVANNQKLLPLNKVLFDINELNHMDEAFAYIKNYLKSALHVPEKDPDYSPLVNKVIKYIKQHYMHGISLNSTSQEVALNPSYLSRMLKKETGRNFSDIVLEERMKAAKNMLRNPKLRLNEIAVQIGYKDYSYFYQVFSKYEGMTPMQYRKTCKEI, encoded by the coding sequence ATGTACAAAGTAGCCGTCATAGACGATGAACCTTACATTCGGGACTCGTTGGTGAATACCATTGATTGGAAGGGACTTCATTGTTCGTTGGTTTTTGCAGCAGAGGAAGGAAAAAGTGCCTATGCATCCATTCTGAAACATGAGCCGGATATTATCTTATTAGATATCCATATGCCTGGTATGTCAGGGCTTGAAATTGTGGAAAAAATAGTACAAAAGAACATGGCATGTAAAATAGTGATTATTTCAGCCTATCAAGATTTTAATTATGTGAAGCAGGCCTTGCAATTAGGTGTGTTTGATTATATTGCAAAGCCCATTAGGAATCGTGAAGTAAAGGATATTGTCATACGTGCCAAAAAAGTCATCGATGAGGAACGACGTAAAAAAACAGAAGAAAAGACCATGCAAGAAGAGATGGAAGTACTCACGGAATATTTTAAACATACAAAACAGTTGCTGAGCAGTCAAGTGATTCATAACATGATTCATCATCAAAGCTATGATGAATCCCTCTTAATGCTCCCAGAAAACATTCAAAAACATGCAACCCTTGTTATACAATCACAAAGTAAAGAAAGTGACCGTGTGGTTAACAAGAAATACATTCTGGACTTTATCGACAGCATTAAAGCAAAAGTCGATTATCAGATGGTGCAGACCATCATGAATGGTGATATTGTCTTGGTTTTATTCTTTAGTAAAAATACCAGTGCTCATGCTTATAAAATATATGCGAAACGGTTAAGTATTGCCATATTGGATTTTGTGAAAGAATGGGAAGATGTGGGTATTTATATTGGTATAAGCACCTTGTATAATGACGTGGATAGTCTAAGTCATTCCTATAAAGAAGCCCTTAATGCTGCTGGCAATCACTTTTTTTCAAGTAATAAAGACATTGTGTTTGTTGATGAAGAACATACCAATAAAAGGCATGCCAAGTTCTCCATTGTTCATGATTTGGATTATTTTTATCATACACTGGTCAATGGGGAAGAAAAAGCATTAGAAAAACAACTGGAACTGCTTATTGCTGGTATAGAAAATTATGCAGGGGGCAATATTTCTGTTGCTAAGACATTATTATCGGAAATATGTATTACCATTGCCCGTTACTCAGCCAGTCACGTAGCCAACAATCAAAAGCTGTTACCCCTTAATAAAGTGCTTTTTGATATTAATGAATTAAACCACATGGATGAAGCCTTTGCGTATATCAAAAATTATTTGAAATCCGCTTTGCATGTTCCAGAAAAAGATCCCGATTACTCACCTCTTGTTAATAAAGTGATTAAATACATTAAACAGCATTATATGCATGGCATTTCTCTTAACAGTACCAGCCAAGAAGTTGCTCTAAATCCAAGTTATCTAAGCCGTATGTTAAAGAAAGAAACAGGTAGGAACTTTAGCGACATTGTCCTTGAAGAACGTATGAAAGCCGCTAAAAATATGTTGAGAAATCCCAAACTAAGATTAAATGAAATTGCGGTACAGATAGGGTATAAAGACTATTCTTATTTTTATCAAGTGTTTAGCAAATATGAAGGCATGACACCTATGCAATACCGAAAAACATGTAAAGAAATATAA
- a CDS encoding ABC transporter substrate-binding protein: MKKILAMLMVIIIMSTVMMGCSKKETENEGVDQTPSETNDQDGDALDKPLEKEEVTLTFFHHMSEEAKRLGIEKLAAAFSERNPEVTFDIQAMDFGQYASTLKTKIAADDAPDIMFGRPKGYSDLVQAGHIMELSGNDYINHMQDSALPALTVDGGVYGIVLDVTAMGTFYNKDIFAAHGLEVPTTFDELMHIAKTLDAAGITAFSRGYKDAWTAQVEHNAFNHGEMFGLYPNWMQEITEGTKKFSDYPEFTSTLQAWADTLPYSNDDIFGTDYSKSIELFATGQAAMFSQGMWALGEIRKIAPDINIGFMAPPATNQADLVKLSAFGDDGFMMSASTKHPEYVNAFFDFVLSSEGATIWSDTAGQVSFMKDSGVTYTDPAILEFISYIEEGKTVGQEDGPFLAGQMDATYREYQELFAAKGDKEVESFVSDLDAEFDAIRD; the protein is encoded by the coding sequence ATGAAGAAAATATTAGCCATGTTAATGGTAATAATCATCATGTCCACTGTCATGATGGGGTGTAGTAAAAAAGAAACAGAGAATGAAGGTGTTGATCAAACACCATCAGAGACCAACGACCAAGATGGGGATGCACTGGATAAACCTTTAGAAAAAGAAGAAGTCACCTTGACATTCTTTCACCACATGAGTGAGGAAGCTAAAAGGTTAGGTATTGAAAAACTTGCCGCTGCCTTTTCAGAACGTAACCCAGAAGTGACTTTTGATATTCAAGCCATGGATTTTGGTCAATATGCGTCAACCCTAAAAACAAAAATTGCAGCCGACGATGCACCTGACATTATGTTTGGTCGACCTAAAGGTTATTCGGACTTGGTGCAAGCGGGTCACATCATGGAGTTATCAGGTAATGATTATATTAACCATATGCAAGATTCCGCCCTTCCTGCATTAACAGTTGACGGGGGTGTTTACGGTATTGTACTTGACGTAACCGCTATGGGTACCTTCTATAATAAGGATATTTTTGCAGCCCATGGGCTTGAAGTTCCTACAACTTTTGATGAATTAATGCATATCGCTAAGACCCTTGATGCAGCAGGCATAACAGCTTTTTCAAGAGGATATAAAGATGCATGGACCGCACAAGTTGAACATAATGCATTTAATCACGGTGAGATGTTTGGCTTATATCCTAACTGGATGCAAGAAATCACCGAAGGTACAAAAAAATTCTCAGATTATCCAGAATTCACCAGTACATTACAAGCGTGGGCAGATACGCTTCCTTATAGTAATGACGATATTTTTGGTACAGATTACTCAAAATCCATTGAGTTGTTTGCTACAGGCCAAGCAGCCATGTTTAGTCAAGGTATGTGGGCTCTTGGTGAGATTAGAAAAATAGCACCTGATATAAATATCGGTTTCATGGCACCTCCTGCAACCAATCAAGCAGACCTTGTCAAGCTATCCGCATTTGGTGACGATGGCTTTATGATGAGTGCTTCAACCAAACACCCAGAATACGTTAATGCGTTTTTTGATTTTGTTTTATCCTCAGAAGGTGCGACCATATGGTCAGATACAGCAGGTCAAGTGAGCTTTATGAAAGATTCAGGCGTTACTTACACTGATCCAGCAATCTTAGAGTTCATATCCTATATTGAAGAAGGCAAAACAGTAGGCCAGGAAGATGGACCATTCCTTGCAGGTCAAATGGATGCCACTTATAGAGAGTATCAGGAACTGTTTGCAGCAAAAGGTGATAAAGAAGTAGAAAGTTTTGTTTCCGATTTAGATGCAGAGTTTGATGCCATTAGAGATTAA
- a CDS encoding carbohydrate ABC transporter permease: protein MKKYMKKIKANGWKIGFLAPAMILFIFIVAEPFVRGFIYSFTNWDGVAKNYDFIGFKNYVKFFRDPTVFLPIRNSFLYTVITVICNNVVGLALALALNNKLKGTKIYRTIFFVPFVISFVLAGFLWSYMYTDVIGALFNINSLLGNPKTVIPAIAMISLWRDAGYVMVIYLAGLQSIPQELYESAKVDGANPIQKFFKITIPMLTPAFTINFALFIGWGIKVFDYVMATTGGGPGKSSETLALYVYKYTFNYNKVGYGQTVAIYMMILVFILSGLTAAFFRRREVEM, encoded by the coding sequence ATGAAAAAATATATGAAAAAAATAAAAGCCAATGGATGGAAAATTGGATTTTTAGCACCTGCAATGATTCTGTTTATATTTATCGTTGCTGAGCCATTTGTTAGAGGGTTTATTTATTCGTTTACCAATTGGGATGGGGTAGCCAAGAATTATGACTTTATAGGCTTTAAAAATTACGTCAAGTTTTTTAGAGACCCAACGGTTTTTTTACCCATAAGAAACTCATTCTTATATACAGTCATTACGGTTATATGCAATAATGTGGTTGGTTTGGCACTGGCATTAGCCCTTAATAATAAATTAAAAGGTACGAAGATTTACAGAACCATATTTTTTGTGCCTTTCGTGATCAGTTTTGTATTGGCAGGCTTTTTATGGTCTTATATGTATACAGATGTCATAGGAGCTTTGTTCAATATCAACAGCTTACTAGGGAATCCAAAAACGGTCATTCCTGCCATTGCCATGATTTCTCTATGGCGTGACGCAGGCTATGTGATGGTCATTTATTTAGCAGGGCTTCAATCCATACCCCAAGAACTCTACGAGTCTGCCAAAGTAGATGGGGCTAATCCTATACAAAAATTCTTTAAAATTACCATACCCATGTTAACGCCTGCTTTTACCATTAACTTTGCTTTGTTCATTGGTTGGGGCATTAAAGTCTTTGATTATGTCATGGCCACAACAGGTGGCGGACCTGGGAAATCTTCTGAGACCCTTGCGTTATATGTGTATAAATATACCTTCAACTACAACAAAGTAGGTTATGGCCAAACAGTAGCTATCTATATGATGATTTTAGTTTTTATTTTATCGGGCTTAACAGCTGCCTTTTTTAGAAGAAGAGAGGTGGAGATGTAA
- a CDS encoding carbohydrate ABC transporter permease: protein MDNKRKRTGLNVLYYVVISAIAVVFLLPFYIAIVYSFKTKSEIAFSGLAFPKVFHFENYAKAIEVSNFFGASINSLILTLAVVLIVTVTCSMAAYVIARGKGGIYNALFYMSLGAILIPFQVVMLPLYVSLKEFGLMNTRLGLILAVAGFQIGYNIFIYTGFIKTVPVSFEEAARIDGCNRFSGFWLIVFPLLKPIVSTSVILNALTAWNEFPISLIVAQKNAVRTLPLTQFYFFGQFNVELNLAFAAFTLSMIPIIALYLILQKNIVGGLMAGGVKG, encoded by the coding sequence ATGGATAATAAGCGAAAAAGAACAGGTTTAAACGTTCTCTACTATGTGGTTATTTCAGCCATTGCCGTGGTTTTCTTACTGCCATTTTATATTGCCATTGTCTATTCCTTCAAAACCAAAAGTGAGATTGCTTTTTCAGGATTAGCCTTTCCTAAAGTATTCCATTTTGAGAATTATGCAAAAGCCATTGAAGTTTCTAATTTCTTTGGGGCTTCCATTAACAGCTTGATTCTTACCTTAGCGGTTGTGCTCATTGTAACCGTGACCTGCTCCATGGCAGCATATGTCATTGCTAGAGGCAAAGGCGGTATCTATAATGCTCTATTCTATATGTCTCTTGGGGCTATATTGATACCTTTTCAAGTGGTGATGCTGCCATTGTATGTCTCGTTAAAAGAATTTGGTCTGATGAATACAAGGCTGGGATTGATTTTGGCTGTTGCTGGATTTCAGATTGGTTATAATATATTTATCTATACAGGGTTCATTAAAACAGTACCTGTTTCATTTGAAGAAGCGGCTCGCATCGACGGATGCAATCGGTTCTCAGGGTTCTGGTTGATTGTCTTTCCTCTGTTGAAACCCATTGTATCCACATCCGTTATACTCAATGCACTGACGGCTTGGAATGAGTTCCCTATATCCCTTATTGTGGCACAGAAAAATGCGGTACGTACGTTACCCTTAACCCAATTTTATTTTTTCGGTCAGTTTAACGTGGAATTGAATCTAGCTTTTGCCGCCTTCACGTTATCCATGATTCCCATTATTGCTTTATACCTGATCTTGCAGAAAAACATTGTGGGTGGTCTCATGGCTGGCGGTGTTAAGGGGTAG
- a CDS encoding sugar phosphate isomerase/epimerase family protein produces MRIGGNILLPYEHPDEWLKIVRDLGYSTVLSPVKKENATEEEIKAYVTHARQHNITIGEVGVWNNPMALDAHVRKEAIDYCIRRLHLADALGANCCVNIAGARGEGWASLYEANYTDDTYALVVDTIREIIDAVKPTRTCYTIESMPWMVPDSPEQYLKLLKDVDRSAFGVHLDFVNMINSPKKYAQRDAFIKSCFDLLGPHIKSIHLKDIKFTEVIPCHLEECQPGHGDLNFGKILQWCEGVDTDISVFVEHMSQQEDYKQAVKYIRDIAKTVHVHVI; encoded by the coding sequence ATGAGAATTGGCGGTAATATACTATTACCTTATGAGCATCCTGATGAGTGGCTGAAAATTGTAAGAGACTTAGGATACAGTACCGTTTTATCGCCTGTTAAAAAAGAAAATGCAACAGAAGAAGAAATTAAGGCCTATGTAACCCATGCTCGTCAACACAATATTACCATAGGTGAAGTAGGGGTCTGGAATAACCCTATGGCTCTTGATGCACATGTGCGCAAAGAGGCCATTGACTATTGTATCAGACGCTTACATTTAGCCGATGCGCTGGGTGCCAATTGCTGTGTCAACATTGCAGGAGCAAGAGGAGAAGGTTGGGCCAGCCTGTATGAAGCCAACTATACAGATGACACCTATGCACTGGTTGTAGACACCATCAGAGAAATTATTGACGCTGTTAAACCGACAAGAACATGTTATACCATTGAGAGTATGCCATGGATGGTGCCAGATTCACCAGAACAGTATCTAAAGCTTTTAAAAGATGTAGACCGTTCAGCCTTTGGCGTTCATTTAGATTTTGTTAACATGATCAACAGCCCTAAAAAATATGCCCAGAGAGACGCTTTTATCAAGTCTTGCTTTGATTTGCTTGGGCCCCATATTAAAAGCATACACCTGAAGGATATTAAGTTTACAGAAGTGATACCATGCCATCTAGAAGAATGCCAACCGGGTCATGGGGATTTGAATTTTGGGAAGATACTGCAATGGTGTGAAGGTGTGGATACGGATATTTCAGTTTTTGTGGAGCACATGTCCCAACAAGAGGATTATAAACAAGCGGTCAAGTATATACGGGATATAGCAAAAACAGTTCATGTGCATGTGATTTAA
- a CDS encoding sugar phosphate isomerase/epimerase family protein translates to MKIGICAWVLPVKEIEAIPLAKHFGLEGITIDYGDENKGFVLRDEAIRAAYLEAIQKHNMDIPTMALNLLCQRGMTKKENHGFVKEVLNESIEIAQLMGIPKLQIPSFYDNLIRTEEDLDNTIDMFQYACHLGSQYDIVIGSESVMTIKQHEKFYQEVHSEYLTTIFDTQNPWRMLNQDGLRMAKYMAPFTGELHAKDSHRNGPFELQLGEGDVNCTDIMRFYAAAGYNGWIQLESAYGRMQDYERILKKDIKRIKEIWR, encoded by the coding sequence ATGAAAATAGGTATATGTGCGTGGGTATTACCCGTAAAAGAAATAGAAGCCATACCATTAGCGAAACATTTTGGATTGGAAGGTATTACCATTGATTATGGCGACGAAAACAAAGGGTTTGTGTTAAGGGATGAAGCCATAAGGGCTGCTTATCTGGAAGCCATTCAAAAACATAATATGGACATACCCACCATGGCGTTGAACCTTTTATGTCAAAGAGGGATGACCAAAAAAGAGAACCATGGTTTTGTGAAAGAGGTGCTTAACGAAAGTATTGAAATTGCTCAATTAATGGGAATACCTAAACTTCAAATACCAAGTTTCTATGATAACCTCATAAGAACAGAGGAAGACCTAGACAATACCATTGACATGTTTCAGTATGCCTGCCATTTAGGCAGTCAATATGATATCGTCATTGGCTCAGAAAGTGTCATGACCATCAAGCAGCATGAAAAGTTCTATCAGGAAGTCCATTCGGAATATTTAACCACCATTTTTGACACCCAGAACCCATGGCGGATGTTGAACCAAGATGGTCTAAGGATGGCCAAGTATATGGCACCTTTTACAGGGGAACTCCATGCAAAAGACAGTCATAGGAATGGACCATTTGAACTACAGCTTGGTGAAGGAGATGTTAACTGTACGGATATTATGAGGTTCTACGCAGCAGCTGGCTATAATGGGTGGATTCAGTTGGAGAGCGCCTATGGCCGTATGCAAGATTATGAAAGGATTTTGAAGAAGGATATTAAGCGGATTAAAGAGATTTGGAGGTAA
- a CDS encoding Gfo/Idh/MocA family protein has product MKKINWGIIGCGGIAAKFTTGLASLEDATLIAVGSRTPGKAKAFAHTYNVSTSYDSYEDLLADDRVDVVYVATTHNFHYENVLQCLLAGKHVLCEKVFTINAKQAHHLQQVAIEKKLFLMEAMWTRFLPATKEIMKVIADGVIGEVKFMEADFSFKTAMDPEGRFYNRALAGGSLMDLGIYTVSYASMLFGRQPATIKTNACMTPTGVDERNTHIFEYPDGKAALLTSSFAYYARTQALIAGTKGHIEIPAFFHAQTFMVKAGDKTIHYELPFESNGMGYEAMEVMDCIRTGRLQSDIMSMDETVAIMETMDAIRKEYGLVYPEHMERIITS; this is encoded by the coding sequence ATGAAAAAGATTAATTGGGGAATCATTGGCTGCGGCGGCATAGCTGCTAAATTTACAACGGGTCTTGCAAGTCTTGAAGACGCAACGTTGATAGCTGTTGGTTCAAGAACACCTGGTAAAGCAAAAGCTTTTGCCCATACATACAACGTCAGCACAAGCTATGATTCTTATGAAGACCTACTAGCCGATGATAGGGTAGATGTGGTTTATGTAGCAACCACCCATAATTTTCATTATGAGAATGTATTACAGTGTTTATTGGCTGGAAAACATGTATTATGTGAAAAGGTCTTTACCATTAATGCAAAACAAGCCCATCACTTACAGCAGGTAGCCATAGAAAAAAAGCTGTTCCTTATGGAAGCCATGTGGACCAGGTTTTTACCAGCAACAAAAGAAATCATGAAAGTAATTGCCGATGGGGTAATTGGTGAAGTGAAGTTCATGGAAGCAGACTTCTCTTTTAAAACAGCCATGGACCCAGAAGGACGTTTTTATAATAGAGCATTGGCTGGCGGTTCACTGATGGACTTGGGCATCTACACCGTCTCTTACGCCAGTATGCTATTTGGCAGACAACCGGCTACCATTAAAACCAATGCTTGTATGACCCCAACAGGCGTAGACGAGCGCAATACCCATATTTTTGAATACCCTGATGGAAAAGCAGCATTACTCACATCTTCCTTTGCTTATTATGCTAGAACACAAGCCCTCATTGCTGGAACCAAAGGTCATATAGAAATACCTGCCTTCTTCCATGCCCAAACATTCATGGTAAAAGCAGGGGACAAAACAATCCACTATGAACTACCTTTTGAATCAAACGGTATGGGTTACGAAGCCATGGAAGTCATGGATTGTATACGAACAGGGCGCTTACAAAGTGATATCATGTCCATGGACGAAACAGTAGCCATTATGGAAACCATGGATGCCATTAGAAAAGAATACGGGTTGGTGTATCCAGAGCATATGGAACGGATCATCACATCATAA
- a CDS encoding aldose 1-epimerase family protein, with protein sequence MINVLENDVLKIEVNALGAELSSMMMKEDGTEYLWQGDPASWKRKAPVLFPIVGGLKDNEYYVDDKRYGLSQHGFARDMVFTLKEQSNQSLVYELMYSEETLTKYPYRFVLTIGYTLEGNNLHIGYQVKNLDTDTIYFSIGAHPGFNVPLEQGETLEDYYVAFDQPETVSRYALTANNTVGIKCIPFLQEEQQFHLTQDIFHEGAIILLDLVSNKLALRSNKSDKAIIIAYEGFPYMGIWGMPHRSPFVCLEPWYGVADFDDTDKQYKTKKGIQNLEVGEEFSARYTMTIE encoded by the coding sequence ATGATAAACGTATTAGAAAATGACGTACTAAAAATAGAAGTAAATGCTTTAGGCGCTGAATTATCAAGCATGATGATGAAAGAAGATGGTACTGAATATCTATGGCAGGGCGATCCAGCATCATGGAAAAGAAAAGCACCTGTTCTATTTCCTATCGTTGGTGGTCTAAAAGATAATGAGTATTATGTGGATGATAAACGGTATGGATTAAGTCAGCATGGTTTTGCTAGAGACATGGTTTTTACCCTGAAGGAACAATCCAATCAGTCCTTGGTATATGAACTGATGTACTCGGAAGAGACATTGACGAAGTATCCTTATAGATTTGTTTTGACCATTGGGTATACTTTAGAAGGGAACAATTTACATATAGGCTATCAGGTGAAAAATCTAGACACAGATACCATCTATTTTTCAATCGGTGCACACCCAGGTTTCAATGTACCTTTGGAACAAGGTGAGACACTTGAAGATTATTATGTCGCATTTGACCAGCCAGAAACAGTAAGCCGTTATGCGTTAACAGCCAATAACACCGTTGGTATTAAGTGTATACCGTTTCTTCAAGAGGAACAGCAGTTTCATCTGACACAGGATATCTTTCATGAAGGAGCCATCATTCTATTAGACCTTGTATCCAATAAACTGGCTCTTAGAAGCAACAAGAGTGATAAAGCTATTATCATAGCCTATGAAGGGTTTCCATATATGGGTATATGGGGCATGCCCCATCGTTCGCCTTTTGTCTGCCTTGAGCCTTGGTATGGGGTTGCTGATTTTGATGACACGGATAAACAATATAAGACCAAAAAAGGTATTCAAAACTTAGAAGTAGGAGAAGAATTCTCAGCCAGATACACCATGACAATCGAATAA
- a CDS encoding cytochrome c biogenesis CcdA family protein, with protein sequence MAGDQVFTSTVFIAGFISFFSPCILPLLPVYISYFGGEGEAKLRKIGPLKINPTIVLRTFLFVLGLATSFVLLGFGAGSFGAVIYSKTFITILGIIVILLGIHQTGLIHVKFLEREKKLQIKRSKRNDLFGTYLLGFAFSFGWTPCIGPVLGAVLGISASEGQGVYGAWLMFIYSLGMMIPFLIISIFSDSLLRHVKKLNKYMPVIRIVGGIVIIIMGILLMTENLNVIMTLFE encoded by the coding sequence ATGGCAGGCGATCAAGTATTTACAAGTACTGTATTTATTGCAGGATTTATATCATTTTTCTCACCGTGTATATTACCATTATTACCTGTATATATATCTTATTTTGGTGGTGAGGGCGAAGCAAAGCTTAGGAAGATAGGACCTTTGAAGATAAACCCAACAATCGTACTTAGGACATTTTTATTCGTTCTTGGATTAGCCACCAGTTTTGTTCTTCTTGGATTTGGGGCAGGTTCTTTTGGGGCTGTGATTTATAGTAAGACTTTTATTACCATACTGGGTATCATTGTCATTCTATTAGGTATACACCAGACGGGTCTTATTCATGTAAAATTCCTTGAACGGGAAAAGAAATTACAAATTAAGCGAAGTAAAAGGAATGATTTATTTGGTACTTACTTATTAGGATTTGCATTTAGTTTTGGCTGGACCCCATGTATTGGACCGGTTCTTGGAGCAGTACTTGGTATATCCGCTAGTGAAGGGCAAGGCGTATATGGCGCATGGCTCATGTTTATTTATTCACTAGGTATGATGATACCGTTCTTAATTATTAGTATTTTCTCAGATAGTCTTCTGAGACATGTGAAGAAACTGAATAAATACATGCCGGTCATACGTATCGTTGGCGGTATTGTTATTATCATAATGGGTATTCTACTGATGACAGAAAATCTTAATGTGATTATGACATTATTTGAATAA
- a CDS encoding TlpA family protein disulfide reductase, which yields MTYIKQMGIVLALVLVITGCASKVEDTKDNGDMMDKDQQTEDMQDNHSDDDMTDDKDMDDEMTDDAMKDDMKDNAEDDAMAVEVKNKGKEANDFTLTDINGETHTLSDYKGKKVYLKFWASWCSICVAGLSEGDELAGADNDFEVLTIVSPGFSGEKNAEAFTEWFNGLGTEHMNVLFDEGGDIAKAYGVRGYPTSAYIGSDGILVKQQPGHNSNEKITESFEAIY from the coding sequence ATGACTTATATCAAACAAATGGGTATTGTATTAGCTCTTGTGTTAGTCATAACAGGTTGTGCCAGCAAAGTGGAGGATACAAAAGACAATGGCGACATGATGGATAAGGATCAACAGACAGAAGATATGCAAGATAATCACTCAGATGATGACATGACAGATGATAAGGACATGGATGATGAGATGACAGATGACGCCATGAAGGATGACATGAAAGACAATGCGGAAGACGATGCAATGGCAGTTGAAGTGAAGAATAAAGGTAAAGAAGCCAATGATTTTACATTAACAGATATCAACGGGGAGACACATACCCTTTCAGATTATAAAGGCAAGAAAGTATACTTGAAGTTCTGGGCATCATGGTGTTCCATTTGTGTAGCTGGATTGAGTGAAGGGGATGAATTAGCAGGTGCTGACAATGACTTCGAAGTATTGACCATTGTATCTCCAGGGTTCAGTGGTGAAAAGAATGCAGAAGCCTTTACAGAATGGTTTAATGGTCTTGGTACAGAACACATGAATGTGTTGTTTGATGAAGGCGGGGATATAGCCAAAGCATATGGCGTTAGAGGCTACCCCACATCGGCATACATTGGATCAGATGGTATTTTAGTGAAACAACAACCAGGCCATAACAGTAATGAGAAAATTACGGAAAGCTTTGAAGCAATCTATTAA
- the msrB gene encoding peptide-methionine (R)-S-oxide reductase MsrB: MKYVGAIALLTLIVVLISSCTSGTTTGGVKANMEHMDTAYESGLPDNPNAGIDYSQTPLKEIWLAGGCFWGIEAYMARIYGVADVTVGYANGNTENPTYEEVIGGSGHAETVHVTYDPERVNLETLLTYFFRVVDPTSVNKQGNDRGSQYRSGIYYQDETDLSIIEEVIAEEQKNHDKAIVTEVEPLEAYDLAETYHQDYLEKNPNGYCHVDFKHLDEEVIVIDENKYKKPSDDVLKETLTDIQYRVTQLDDTERAFSNEYWDNKEAGIYVDVATGEPLFTSLDKYDSGCGWPSFTKPIVDEVVHYEEDTTYNMVRTEVRSRAGDSHLGHVFDDGPEDQGGKRYCINSASIKFIPKDDMEAEGYGYLLSLFK; the protein is encoded by the coding sequence ATGAAATACGTAGGTGCTATTGCTTTATTGACACTAATCGTTGTCTTAATATCCAGTTGTACATCAGGAACTACCACAGGAGGTGTTAAGGCCAATATGGAACATATGGATACAGCCTATGAAAGTGGGTTACCAGATAATCCCAATGCAGGCATTGACTATTCACAGACCCCATTAAAAGAAATATGGCTGGCAGGTGGATGCTTCTGGGGTATTGAAGCCTATATGGCAAGAATTTATGGTGTAGCAGATGTAACAGTAGGGTATGCTAATGGTAACACCGAAAACCCAACCTACGAAGAAGTCATTGGTGGGTCCGGACATGCAGAAACCGTTCATGTCACCTATGACCCAGAGCGGGTTAATTTAGAAACACTATTGACGTATTTTTTCAGAGTGGTTGACCCTACAAGTGTGAATAAACAAGGAAATGATCGAGGCAGTCAATACCGTTCAGGTATATACTATCAAGATGAGACAGACTTGTCTATCATTGAAGAGGTTATAGCAGAGGAACAGAAAAATCATGATAAAGCCATTGTAACGGAGGTAGAACCTCTAGAGGCTTATGATCTGGCAGAGACATATCACCAAGATTATTTAGAAAAGAATCCCAATGGCTATTGCCATGTGGACTTTAAACATTTAGATGAGGAGGTCATTGTTATCGACGAAAACAAATACAAGAAACCAAGTGATGATGTGTTAAAAGAGACATTAACGGATATACAATATCGTGTGACACAGTTAGATGATACAGAAAGAGCTTTTAGTAATGAGTATTGGGATAACAAAGAAGCTGGTATCTATGTGGATGTAGCAACAGGTGAACCACTCTTTACATCCCTTGATAAGTACGATTCCGGCTGTGGATGGCCCAGCTTTACCAAACCCATTGTGGATGAAGTGGTGCATTACGAAGAAGATACCACATACAACATGGTGAGAACAGAAGTTAGAAGTCGAGCAGGGGACAGTCATCTTGGGCATGTGTTTGACGATGGACCAGAAGATCAAGGCGGAAAACGTTATTGTATCAACAGTGCATCCATCAAATTTATTCCAAAAGATGATATGGAAGCTGAAGGTTATGGCTATCTATTAAGCTTATTTAAGTAA